In one window of Macadamia integrifolia cultivar HAES 741 chromosome 2, SCU_Mint_v3, whole genome shotgun sequence DNA:
- the LOC122059010 gene encoding uncharacterized protein LOC122059010, translating to MRKVSGTGNSKVNAPKFVSLYCCRGEIKVKDPILLECSLLPKTTTSHPTSVGFPGARFQAHHMSFQYCLHSSQVPHTISSTATTYTGFSEPLISRPPKRARTISDTIDPYVDVLFNFINQAADPIQLLSDLNDRFKEKNTSNVDTLHQGTEDEADHISSDPGRVPKDQVFMLIALLTLVALSLETYNSPKFKLFFWRLLLQGLTTKEHLNKWLNIDSTCSLCHNL from the exons ATGAGAAAAGTGAGTGGAACAGGAAATTCTAAAGTGAACGCGCCAAAATTCGTGTCGTTGTACTGTTGTAGGGgagaaataaaagtaaaagatcCCATTCTTCTTGAATGCTCTCTCCTTCCCAAAACCACCACTTCTCATCCGACCTCTGTGGGCTTTCCAGGGGCTCGTTTCCAGGCGCATCATATGTCTTTCCAGTACTGTCTCCATTCCTCTCAGGTTCCCCATACCATTTCTAGTACTGCAACCACCTATACTGGCTTTTCTGAACCCCTGATTTCCAGACCTCCCAAGCGGGCAAGGACTATTTCCGATACCATTGACCCTTATGTGGATGTGCTCTTCAATTTCATCAACCAGGCTGCTGACCCTATACAACTTCTATCGGACCTGAATGATCGTTTCAAGGAGAAGAATACCTCCAATGTCGATACCTTGCACCAGGGGACCGAAGATGAAGCCGACCACATCTCTAGTGATCCGGGTAGAGTGCCCAAAGACCAG GTGTTCATGCTCATTGCCTTGCTCACATTGGTGGCATTATCTTTAGAAACTTATAATTCACCAAAATTTAAGTTGTTCTTTTGGCGATTGCTACTGCAAGGACTAACTACCAAAGAACACTTGAACAAATGGCTGAATATAGACTCCACTTGTAGTCTATGTCATAACCTGTAG